In the genome of Longimicrobium sp., the window ACCAGAACGAGGTGTTCGGGCGCATCTTCTTCGCGCTGGGCGTGGCGGTGATGCTGATGTACCTGATCCTGGTCGTGCAGTTCGGCTCGTTCCTGGACCCGCTTCCCATCATGTTCTCCCTGCCGCTCTCGCTGGTGGGGGTGATGCTGGGGCTGCGCATCACGGGGAACACGCTCAACATCATGAGCATGATCGGCGTGATCCTGCTGATGGGGATCGTGGCCAAGAACGCCATCCTGCTGATCGACTTCGCCATCTGGTCGCAGGAGAAGGGGCTGCCGCGGCGCGAGGCGCTGATCGAGGCGGGCGCCATCCGCCTGCGCCCGATCCTGATGACGACGTTCGCGCTGATCGCCGGCATGATCCCGGTGGCGCTGGGGTCGGGCGAGGGGGCGCAGTTCCGCTCACCGCTGGGGGTGGCCGTGATCGGCGGCACCATCACCTCCACCCTGCTCACCCTGATCGCGATCCCGACGTTCTACGAGATCCTGGACGAGCTGCGCGAGAACACGATGGCGTTCTTTGGGCGCAAGTCCACGCACGCAGCGGGTGCGCATGGCGGCGGGCACGGTGGCGGCGGGCATGGCGACGAGCGCCCGCGCCGGGTGACGGTGCTGGAGCCGGAGGCGGTGCCGGGGGATTGAGGGGCCCTCACCCCCCGGCCCCCTCTCCCGATAACAGGAGAGGGTGCCCCTCTCGTTCTCGGGAGAGGGGGAGAACAGCGGGCCGGTGGCCGATGGCCGGGCGACGGGGCGCGGGAGGGCACGGGCAGCCACGTGGGGCGGCCCCTACAGGGGGTCGGGGTGCGTTGCCGGAGTTTGGCGCGCGGGAGAGGGTGGGCAGACACGCAGGTCAGCCCCTACCGGAATCCGGGCGACGCAAACCGCCCCCTCTCATGATAACGGCGAGGGCGCAGCCCTCTCCTGTTATCGGGAGAGGGGGCAGCGAGGAACGAGCGGGGGTGAGGGCGAGCTAAACGGTTGTTCCGGTTGCATTTAGGTGTAATCTGTTGTAAATTCGCGGCTTAGCTTCGGTGGGGTTGGAGCGGGCCTTACAGGGGGGAAGGCGATGCAGGCGGAGAGAGAGGCCACGGAGCACGCCACGCTCCCCGAGGCACGGCAGCGCACCCGGGTGCGGCCGCTGCGGCCGGTGGAGAAGGGGCTCGGCGGGCTGGGACGCGGGGCGGAGAACCTGCTCGCCCACCTCGGGAACATCGGGTCGCTGGTGTGGCAGACGGCCGTGTACCTGTTCACCGGGCGCATTCCGCTGCGCGAGGTGGTGCGGCAGATGTACTGGATGGGCGTGTCGTCGGTGCCCATCGTGCTGGTGACCGGGATCCTGGCCGGCGTGGTGACCTCGCAGCAGGGCGGCTACCAGTTCACCGGCTCCGTGCCGCTGTACGTGCTGGGAAGCGTCGTGACCTCGTCGGTGGTGCTGGAGCTGGGGCCCATCATGACGGCCGTGGTGCTCATCGGCCGCGTGGGCGCGCGCATTACCGCCGAGCTGGGGACCATGCAGGTGTCCGAGCAGATCGACGCGCTCCACTCGCTGGGGCGCGACCCGGTGCGCACGCTGGTGTCGCCCCGCATCATCGCGGGGATCATCGTGGTGCCCTGCCTGGTGGGGCTCGCCAACACGGCCGGCATCCTGAGCGGGATGTTCTCCGCGCAGGCCACCATCGGGCTGAGCGCGGACTCGTTCCTGTACGGCGCGCAGCTCTGGTGGCACAGCTGGGACCTCTTCTACTCGCTGTGCAAGGGCGTGGTCTTCGGCTTCGTGATCCCGCTGATCGCCAGCCACATGGGGCTCACCACCCGCGGCGGCGCCGAGGGCGTGGGGAAGGCCACGACGAGCGCGGTGGTGCTGATGACGCTCGCCGTCCTCTTCCTGGACGCGCTCTTTCCGCCCCTCCTCCTCAACTGATGATGGAGGGAGCGATGAACGGCCAGCCGATGGTGGAGTACCGCGACCTGCACAAGCGCTTCGACCGGCCCATCCTGGCCGGGGTGAACCTGCAGATCGGGCGCGGCGAGACGCTGGCGGTGGTGGGGCACTCCGGCACGGGCAAGAGCGTGCTGCTCAAGACCACCATCGGGCTGATCCACCCCGAGCGCGGCGACGTGGTGATCGACGGCGATTCGGTCGTCAACGCACCCAAGCGCACGCTGGACAAGATCCGCCGCAAGGTGGGCTACGTATTCCAGAACGCGGCCCTGTTCGACTCGATGACGGTGTTCGAGAACGTGTCGCAGGGGCTCAGCGACCAGGAGCAGCGCGAGGCGGGGGAGGAGGAGGTGCTGCGGCGCGTGGTGAACGCGCTGGAGCTGGTGAACCTGGACCCCAACGCGGTGCTCGGTAAGATCCCCTCCGAGCTCTCGGGCGGGATGAGGAAGCGGGTGGGGATCGCGCGGGCCATCGTGTCGCGCCCGCAGATCCTGCTGTACGACGAGCCGGTCACGGGGCTCGACCCGGTCAACGCGACGGTGGTCCACCGGCTGATCGCCCGCCTGGCGGGGGAGCTGGGGGTGACCTCCATCATCGTGACGCACGACATCGAGGGGGCGCTCCCCATCTCCGACCGGGTGGCGATGCTGGACCACGGGGAGATCCGCTTCGTGGGCACGCCGGACGAGTTCCGGGCGAGCCGCGATCCGCTGGTGAGGGCGTTCCTGGAGCGCGACGTTCCCGACTCAGACCTGCTCGAGGCAGTATAATGATACAGCGCGCAGATGGCGGGGCCCCCACGGCCCCGCGCAACCGAATCCCTAGCGAGGACCTCGCCACCGTGAGCGTCGCACGCACTCCCCGCCGCGAAGTGCAGGTCGGCATCTTCGTGCTGGTGGGCATCCTTTCCGTGCTCTTCGCCCTCTTCCTGCTCACCGACCCGGGCACCTTCCGCGGCCGGTACTACATCTCCACGCTGGTGGAGACGGCGGGCGGGATCCGAAAGGGCGACCCGGTGCAGCTCCGGGGCGTGAACATCGGCCGCATCCGCTCCTTCGAGATCCAGGACAACGGCGTCCGGGTGCGGATGGAGCTGGAGGGCGAGTACCCGGTGCCCTCCGACTCGCGCGTGTACCTGAGCAGCAACGGGCTGCTGGGCGGCGTCGTCGCCACCATCCTCCCGGGCCGCTCGCGGCAGAAGCTGGCGGACGGCGGCATCCTGCCCTCCACGGACGCGGCCGGCGCCGGCGCCAGCGACATCATGGCCACCGCCACCGCCGTCGGCACGCGCGCGGACACCGTTCTTGGCCGGGCACAGGCCCTTCTGAGCCAGCAGACGATCGGTGCCGTGCAGACGAGCGCCACCGAGTTGCAGGCGATGCTGACGGAGCTCAGCGCGCTGGCCGCCGAGCAGCGGCGCGAGCTGCAGGGCGTCTCCGGCTCGCTGCGCCGCTCGGCCGCGGGCGTCGAGGGCGCCGCGACGCGTCCGGAGCTGGCGCGCGCCATCGCCCGCACCGACTCCATCTCGCTGCGGATGGACGCGGCGGCCCGCTCGTTCAACGCCGCCGGCGAATCCATGGCGAGCATCGCCGGCCGCATCGACCGCGGCGAGGGCACGCTGGGCAAGCTGAGCCGTGACGAGTCGCTCTACAACAACCTCAACGCCGCCGCCGCCAACATCAACCAGACAGCCACGCGCTACGGGTCGCTGGCAGAGGACATCCAGGCGAACCCGAAGAAGTACATCAATTTGCGGGTGTTTTAGAGGGGGCCCCCTCCCCCGCTCGTTCCTCGCGACCCCTCCCCCAAACCGCGGGGGAGGGGTGTTTGCGTGCATCCGTGCCGGTCTTGCCGCACCGTCACCGGTAGGGGCAGACCTGCGTGTCTGCCCGCCCTCGCCCCCACCGCGACGCCCGCCATTCGGGGCCGACACCCGTAGGGGCCGCCCATGTGGCTGCCCGTGCCCTCCCCACCACCATCGCTCGCGCTTCCGGCCCCGCCCTCTTAGGTGCGTGCGGCACCGGGTGGCGCCCGCGAGGGTCACAGATTCCATGCGCGCCACGATTTAGAGGAAGAACGATCCCGCGGTGCTTTCCGCCCGCGACGGGTACTTGCGTGACAGTCAGCGTGGTTTGGCCCGTCGCTATGAACGAATGTGTACCCACGGGCCGCACTTTATGTTACATTAGATGTTCCGCCTTCACGCTCTGATGTTCCAGCCCGCATTCGGCCATCTCCCAGACCCTTTGCTTGTGTCGCGGCCGTTCCGCCGCGCACCCGCAGCAGCCATATATTTCAGCAATGAACCAGCAGACCCTCACCCCTCAAGACCGCGTACTCCGAATCGACGAGATCCGGCGCCGCATAGACGCGCTCCGGGCGGAGATGCGCGAGCTCGGCGGCGACGAGCGCACCACGCTGTTCCCGCGCGACCGCGAAGCCAGCGAGGTGCTGCAGGCTTCCATCGACGCGCTCTCCGCGCACCTGGCCGTGGTGGACGGGGAAGGCGCCATCGTGGCCGTGAACGAGGCGTGGCGCCGCTTCGGCGAGGAGAACGGGGCCGCACGCAGCTACCTGGGCGAGAGCTACACCGGCGTCTGCGCCCGCGTGCGCGGCGGCGACGGCGACATGGCCAGGCGCACCGCCGAAGGGATCCGCGCCGTGCTGGCCGGGGAGACGGACTTCTTCACCCTCCAGTATCCCTGCCACACGCCACGCGAGCGGCTCTGGTTCCAGCTTCGGGTGACGCCGCTCGTGTCGGACGGGGTGCGGCACGCCGTGGTGGCGCACGAGAACGTGACCGCCGAGCAGAGCGCCCGCGCCGAGGCCGAGGCCGAACGCGACCGCGCCGTGCGCATCCTCGAAAGCGTGACCGACGCCTTCTTTGCGCTCGACGAGGACTGGCGCTTCCGCTACCTGAACCCACAGGCCGAGCCGCTCCTGCGCCGGCGGCGCGATGAGCTGCTGGGGCGCCGCATCTGGGACGAGTTTCCCGAGGCGGTGGGGACGGTGTTCGAAACGGAGTACCGCGCCGTGGTGGAGACGGGCCTGCCCAGGACCTTCGAGACCTACTTCGCCCCGCTGGAGGGGTGGTTCGAGGTGAACGCCCACCCCAACGACGGCGGGGTGTCCGTTTACTTCCGCGACGTCACCCGCCGCCGGCAGCGCGACGAGGAGGCCGCGAAGTTCACCGAGCGGCTCGCCGAGGAGCGGAGCCTGCTGAACGCCGTGGTGCAGCAGCTCCCGGTGGGGGTCATCATCGCCGAGGCGCCGTCGGGGCGCCTGATCCTGGGGAACCGCAAGATCGACGAGATCTGGAGCCACGGCTACATGTCGTCCGGCTCGGTGAGCGAGTACGGGGACTGGGAGGGGTACCACCCGGACGGGCGGCGCGTGCGGGCGGAGGAGTGGCCGCTGGCCCGCGCGCTGCGCACGGGGCGCAGCGTGGTGGACGAGACGTACGAGATCGTGCGGCCGGACGGGGTGCGCGGCACGGCCCGGCTGAGCGCCACGCCCGTGGCGGACGCGCGGGGCGACATCGTGGCCGGAGTGGTGATCGCGGCCGACATCACCGCCGAGGCGGCCGCCGCGCGCGCCGTGCGGGCCAGCGAGGAGCGCTACCGCCTGGTGTTCAGCGCCACAAACGACGTGCTGTGGGACTGGGAGCTGGCGAGCGACACGCTGGAGTGGAACGAGGCGCTCACCGCCGTCCTCCGCCACCCGCGCGGCAGCGGCATCACGAACCTCGCCTGGTGGGAGGAGCGCATCCACCCCGAAGAGCGCGCGCGCGTCGTCGCCAGGCTGCG includes:
- a CDS encoding MlaD family protein, which produces MSVARTPRREVQVGIFVLVGILSVLFALFLLTDPGTFRGRYYISTLVETAGGIRKGDPVQLRGVNIGRIRSFEIQDNGVRVRMELEGEYPVPSDSRVYLSSNGLLGGVVATILPGRSRQKLADGGILPSTDAAGAGASDIMATATAVGTRADTVLGRAQALLSQQTIGAVQTSATELQAMLTELSALAAEQRRELQGVSGSLRRSAAGVEGAATRPELARAIARTDSISLRMDAAARSFNAAGESMASIAGRIDRGEGTLGKLSRDESLYNNLNAAAANINQTATRYGSLAEDIQANPKKYINLRVF
- a CDS encoding ATP-binding cassette domain-containing protein codes for the protein MNGQPMVEYRDLHKRFDRPILAGVNLQIGRGETLAVVGHSGTGKSVLLKTTIGLIHPERGDVVIDGDSVVNAPKRTLDKIRRKVGYVFQNAALFDSMTVFENVSQGLSDQEQREAGEEEVLRRVVNALELVNLDPNAVLGKIPSELSGGMRKRVGIARAIVSRPQILLYDEPVTGLDPVNATVVHRLIARLAGELGVTSIIVTHDIEGALPISDRVAMLDHGEIRFVGTPDEFRASRDPLVRAFLERDVPDSDLLEAV
- a CDS encoding ABC transporter permease gives rise to the protein MQAEREATEHATLPEARQRTRVRPLRPVEKGLGGLGRGAENLLAHLGNIGSLVWQTAVYLFTGRIPLREVVRQMYWMGVSSVPIVLVTGILAGVVTSQQGGYQFTGSVPLYVLGSVVTSSVVLELGPIMTAVVLIGRVGARITAELGTMQVSEQIDALHSLGRDPVRTLVSPRIIAGIIVVPCLVGLANTAGILSGMFSAQATIGLSADSFLYGAQLWWHSWDLFYSLCKGVVFGFVIPLIASHMGLTTRGGAEGVGKATTSAVVLMTLAVLFLDALFPPLLLN